One genomic window of Misgurnus anguillicaudatus chromosome 12, ASM2758022v2, whole genome shotgun sequence includes the following:
- the LOC129446447 gene encoding DEP domain-containing protein 1B — translation MIGPGPYRATKLWNETIRLFRDGMPVKRHWAHFRSYDQSFTGAEAIDFLHELLRQNQNFGPEVTRYQTLQLLKKYLKNHVIEDVKGRYGKEDFEDNGRLYRFPPQSPLKPLPVRPPVRDYSAVPRIPRWDDFEEIPVPEKIPMKPLVMNSTSWNKRHSIAIGEVPECRLVTRRELTPKHVDQIWKSMTLAHLQSILGLRSLDGVLDAKLLSSKHIVHNVFSVNKQGIVVLQSKADDLPHWVLSAMKCLANWPNGNDDRQPMYPGFERDVFKTVSEHFQRLKEPLLTFHLYEIFVSILGLLQQQQVAIEALQVCCLLLPPANRRKLQLLMRLMAKVCANPTLPPLNNMIGARTLMVQTFSRCILGSADEVDLDELLATRLVMFMIDNQDSVLKVPTNLKKSVEEHLSHLKRAQIKYAGADTDTSMMSPPHSFCRQISREQFERQKVSASQGAIVDLLENIIQDKNMSIKDKKKKLKQFQRSHPDIYRRRFPTAESEAAVFPEKPKPQLMFLTLKKPFQPFQRSWSFRA, via the exons ATGATCGGACCGGGGCCTTACAGAGCAACAAAGCTG TGGAATGAAACCATCAGGCTGTTTCGTGATGGGATGCCTGTAAAACGTCATTGGGCTCATTTCAGAAGTTACGATCAGAGTTTCACCGGAGCTGAAGCTATTGATTTTCTTCATGAACTGCTCAGACAGAACCAGAACTTTGGGCCAGAGGTGACACGATATCAAACGCTGCAGTTACTCAAAAAATACCTTAAAAATCACGTCATCGAGGATGTCAAAGGACGATACGGAAAAGAGGATTTTGAGGACAATGGACGTTTATATAG ATTTCCTCCCCAGTCACCTCTGAAACCTCTGCCTGTACGTCCACCTGTAAGAGATTACAGCGCAGTTCCCAGAATTCCACGCTGGGATGATTTTGAGGAAATTCCAGTGCCTGAAAAGATACCCATGAAACCTCTTGTTATG AATTCGACTTCATGGAATAAAAGGCACAGCATAGCCATCGGTGAGGTGCCCGAATGTCGATTAGTCACGAGGAGAGAATTAACACCTAAACATGTGGACCagatatggaagtcaatgacgcttgCACA TTTACAGAGTATTTTGGGTCTTCGGTCGTTGGATGGTGTTTTAGATGCAAAACTCTTGAGCTCAAAGCACATTGTGCACAATGTGTTCAGTGTGAATAAGCAGGGCATTGTAGTCCTGCAGAGCAAAGCAG ATGATTTGCCACACTGGGTGTTATCTGCTATGAAATGTCTGGCAAACT GGCCCAATGGCAATGACGATAGGCAGCCCATGTATCCAGGGTTCGAGAGAGACGTGTTTAAGACGGTGTCTGAACATTTCCAGAGACTAAAAGAGCCACTTTTAACTTTCCATCTGTATGAAATATTTGTCAGTATTTTGG GTCTCCTGCAGCAACAGCAGGTCGCCATTGAAGCTCTGCAGGTTTGCTGCCTGCTGCTTCCTCCAGCCAACCGGCGTAAACTGCAGCTGTTAATGCGACTGATGGCTAAAGTCTGCGCCAACCCGACGCTTCCTCCTCTGAACAACATGATAGGAGCACGTACCCTG ATGGTCCAAACCTTCTCGCGGTGCATTCTGGGCTCAGCAGATGAAGTGGACTTGGACGAGCTGTTGGCCACCAGGCTGGTCATGTTTATGATAGATAACCAGGATAGTGTGCTTAAAGTGCCAACCAACCTGAAGAAATCTGTTGAGGAACATCTGTCCCACCTCAAAAGGGCTCAG ATAAAGTATGCAGGTGCGGACACGGACACGTCCATGATGTCTCCGCCACACTCGTTCTGTAGACAGATCAGCAGAGAGCAGTTTGAGCGCCAGAAAGTGTCCGCTTCACAAGGAGCCATCGTGGATCTTCTGGAGAACATCATACAAGACAAAAACATGTCCATTAAAGATAAAAAGAAGAAACTTAAACAG TTTCAGAGATCTCATCCTGATATCTACCGTCGACGATTTCCCACAGCAGAAAGTGAAGCAGCCGTTTTTCCAGAGAAACCCAAACCTCAGCTGATGTTCCTCACATTGAAGAAACCCTTTCAGCCCTTTCAGAGGAGCTGGAGCTTTCGTGCTTAA
- the LOC129446448 gene encoding very long chain fatty acid elongase 7 isoform X1, whose amino-acid sequence MKSSRTEPADMAFNTLTSRAVLLYDEWIREADPRTENWLLMSSPFPQTFIIAAYIYFVTTLGPRVMENRKPFDLKRPMIIYNFGIVAFSLYMIYEFLMSGWANGYTYGCDLVDYSSSPQAVRMAWTCWLYYFSKFIEMLDTVFFVLRKKNSQVTFLHVYHHSIMPFTWWFGVKFAPGGLGTFHALLNCVVHVIMYTYYALSALGPAYQKYLWWKKYMTSIQLVQFVMVTAHIGQFFFMKDCPYQFPVFLYIIGLYGLIFLILFLNFYYHAYTKGKRLPKVLQNGNCHQNGNYLHKKPE is encoded by the exons ATG AAGTCAAGCCGAACTGAACCCGCAGACATGGCTTTCAACACGCTGACCTCGAGAGCAGTTTTGCTGTATGATGAGTGGATCAGAGAAGCAG ATCCACGGACGGAGAACTGGCTCCTAATGTCCTCGCCGTTCCCCCAAACGTTCATCATCGCTGCTTACATCTACTTTGTGACAACACTAGGACCTCGGGTCATGGAGAACCGTAAACCCTTTGACCTCAAGCGGCCCATGATCATCTATAACTTCGGCATTGTGGCTTTTTCGCTGTACATGATTTACGAG TTTCTCATGTCTGGTTGGGCGAACGGATACACCTATGGGTGTGACCTTGTAGATTATTCAAGTTCTCCTCAGGCTGTCAGG ATGGCGTGGACTTGCTGGCTGTACTATTTCTCCAAATTCATTGAGATGCTGGACACT gttTTCTTTGTCCTGCGGAAAAAGAACAGCCAAGTAACTTTCCTGCATGTCTACCATCACTCCATCATGCCCTTCACCTGGTGGTTTGGAGTCAAATTTGCCCCAG GTGGTCTGGGAACTTTCCACGCCCTCCTGAACTGCGTCGTCCATGTCATCATGTACACCTACTATGCTCTCTCCGCACTGGGACCCGCCTACCAGAAGTACCTGTGGTGGAAAAAGTATATGACCTCCATCCAGTTG GTCCAGTTTGTGATGGTGACCGCTCACATCGGCCAGTTCTTCTTCATGAAAGATTGTCCTTACCAGTTTCCTGTCTTCCTCTACATTATTGGTCTATACGGGCTGATCTTTCTGATCCTGTTCCTCAACTTCTACTACCACGCCTACACCAAGGGCAAAAGGCTTCCCAAAGTGCTCCAGAACGGAAACTGCCATCAGAACGGAAATTACCTTCACAAAAAGCCCGAGTAA
- the LOC129446448 gene encoding very long chain fatty acid elongase 7 isoform X2, whose protein sequence is MAFNTLTSRAVLLYDEWIREADPRTENWLLMSSPFPQTFIIAAYIYFVTTLGPRVMENRKPFDLKRPMIIYNFGIVAFSLYMIYEFLMSGWANGYTYGCDLVDYSSSPQAVRMAWTCWLYYFSKFIEMLDTVFFVLRKKNSQVTFLHVYHHSIMPFTWWFGVKFAPGGLGTFHALLNCVVHVIMYTYYALSALGPAYQKYLWWKKYMTSIQLVQFVMVTAHIGQFFFMKDCPYQFPVFLYIIGLYGLIFLILFLNFYYHAYTKGKRLPKVLQNGNCHQNGNYLHKKPE, encoded by the exons ATGGCTTTCAACACGCTGACCTCGAGAGCAGTTTTGCTGTATGATGAGTGGATCAGAGAAGCAG ATCCACGGACGGAGAACTGGCTCCTAATGTCCTCGCCGTTCCCCCAAACGTTCATCATCGCTGCTTACATCTACTTTGTGACAACACTAGGACCTCGGGTCATGGAGAACCGTAAACCCTTTGACCTCAAGCGGCCCATGATCATCTATAACTTCGGCATTGTGGCTTTTTCGCTGTACATGATTTACGAG TTTCTCATGTCTGGTTGGGCGAACGGATACACCTATGGGTGTGACCTTGTAGATTATTCAAGTTCTCCTCAGGCTGTCAGG ATGGCGTGGACTTGCTGGCTGTACTATTTCTCCAAATTCATTGAGATGCTGGACACT gttTTCTTTGTCCTGCGGAAAAAGAACAGCCAAGTAACTTTCCTGCATGTCTACCATCACTCCATCATGCCCTTCACCTGGTGGTTTGGAGTCAAATTTGCCCCAG GTGGTCTGGGAACTTTCCACGCCCTCCTGAACTGCGTCGTCCATGTCATCATGTACACCTACTATGCTCTCTCCGCACTGGGACCCGCCTACCAGAAGTACCTGTGGTGGAAAAAGTATATGACCTCCATCCAGTTG GTCCAGTTTGTGATGGTGACCGCTCACATCGGCCAGTTCTTCTTCATGAAAGATTGTCCTTACCAGTTTCCTGTCTTCCTCTACATTATTGGTCTATACGGGCTGATCTTTCTGATCCTGTTCCTCAACTTCTACTACCACGCCTACACCAAGGGCAAAAGGCTTCCCAAAGTGCTCCAGAACGGAAACTGCCATCAGAACGGAAATTACCTTCACAAAAAGCCCGAGTAA